From Chloracidobacterium thermophilum B:
AGGTCGCCTTCGACAGCGGCAAGCGCATCCTGGTGCTGGAAGTGGATGACCGCCGTTCACCCCATGCCACCCTTGACGGCCGGTATTACATCCGTATCGGCTCGACCAAACGCGAAGCAGACAGTCAGGAAATTGCCGAACTGTTCCATCGCTACGACAGCGCCCGCTATGAACAGGTGCCTCTGCACGACGTGTCTTTCGATGACATTGACGAAGCTGGTGTGTGGGGCTACATCCGCGCCATCGTGCCGGATGAGTCCCGGTTGCCCAAGGGCTTCCCGACGGCGCTGGCGATGACCGACATGCGGCTGGCGGTCATGACGGCGGATGACTATGCCCCCACCGTGGCCGGACTCGTCCTGTTCGGGCAAAGTCGCGCCATGACGGCGTCGTTCCCGCGCAGCCACGTCGTCCTGACACGCTTTGCCGGCCACGATGTCACAGCGCCAGTCATCGAGCAGGTGACGTTCACCGGCAATGTGGCCAGTCTCTACTGGCGCATCGAAGGCTTTTTGACGCGCTATGCTGATTTGGCCGACGTACCGCCACCCCGGCGGGGAAATGAGGCTGACGCCGAGGCGCGGTCCATCTACTCACGCCCGGCGGTCATGGAAGCCATCACCAACGCGCTGGTGCACCGGGATTATGGCGTACGCCAGGAAGGTGTGCGCGTCATGCTCTATGAACGCCGGCTGGAAATCGTCAACCCGGCCGTAGGCAAGCGCATCTGGCG
This genomic window contains:
- a CDS encoding RNA-binding domain-containing protein, with product MSRKKIRRRGWPPETERSLHAHMTMRDNGRTLDRREVLDLVRGGEDSEVEFKVRYSNPERIAAEILALANSGGGAILFGVSDTCRIEGLDDAERVEAELRELCATAMVPPVHPYINKVAFDSGKRILVLEVDDRRSPHATLDGRYYIRIGSTKREADSQEIAELFHRYDSARYEQVPLHDVSFDDIDEAGVWGYIRAIVPDESRLPKGFPTALAMTDMRLAVMTADDYAPTVAGLVLFGQSRAMTASFPRSHVVLTRFAGHDVTAPVIEQVTFTGNVASLYWRIEGFLTRYADLADVPPPRRGNEADAEARSIYSRPAVMEAITNALVHRDYGVRQEGVRVMLYERRLEIVNPAVGKRIWRGAIDYGVSHPNNPTIKSFFKNAAYGVTTYTGGLPMVRRETLRFARREPKITVLPHEFRIELPAAN